Proteins from a genomic interval of Meiothermus cerbereus DSM 11376:
- a CDS encoding DUF4032 domain-containing protein yields the protein MDLEQQAQLEAEALSRRVLIHDVLRRLRGKPNQLLPYSAVLELRPKSESYKGLQTIEVDKIIGSVDRYGDFDAEFMPKEPFTLDRWTKLRQAQLEGIEFPPIHVYKVGDTYFVKDGNHRTALAKAQGQHFIDAYVTELEVPVDLDPNDTIKDVILKGEYAEFLEKTQLPQLRPNHEPILFSRPGRYDVLLDHIHTHQYFMGLDQKRAVSWKEAVADWYDNLYLPTILEIRENGVLKNFPGRTEADLYLWISDHRYYLSQAIGHDVGPEEATLSARRQATKSPLRRLGEWLGSWLWRTPVEKAASSNR from the coding sequence ATGGATTTAGAGCAGCAAGCCCAGCTAGAAGCCGAGGCGCTGTCGCGTCGGGTGCTCATCCACGATGTTTTGCGCCGTTTACGGGGTAAGCCCAACCAGTTGCTGCCCTATAGCGCGGTCTTGGAGCTACGGCCAAAGAGCGAGTCGTACAAGGGGCTCCAGACCATTGAAGTCGACAAAATCATAGGCTCGGTTGACCGCTACGGCGACTTCGACGCCGAGTTTATGCCCAAAGAACCCTTTACCCTGGATCGCTGGACCAAGCTGCGCCAGGCCCAGCTCGAGGGCATCGAGTTTCCCCCCATTCATGTCTACAAGGTGGGCGACACCTACTTTGTCAAGGACGGCAACCACCGCACTGCGCTGGCCAAAGCCCAGGGTCAACATTTCATTGATGCCTATGTCACCGAGCTCGAGGTGCCGGTAGACCTTGACCCCAACGACACCATCAAGGATGTGATTCTGAAGGGAGAGTATGCGGAGTTTTTAGAGAAAACCCAGCTACCCCAGCTGCGCCCCAACCATGAGCCCATCCTGTTTAGCAGGCCTGGCCGCTACGATGTGCTGCTCGACCATATCCATACCCATCAGTACTTTATGGGCCTCGACCAGAAGCGTGCCGTCAGCTGGAAGGAAGCCGTTGCCGACTGGTACGACAACCTCTACCTGCCCACCATTTTGGAAATTCGCGAAAACGGCGTTCTGAAAAACTTTCCGGGCCGCACCGAGGCCGATTTGTACCTGTGGATTTCCGACCACCGCTACTACCTATCCCAGGCCATCGGCCATGATGTAGGCCCCGAGGAGGCCACCCTTTCGGCCCGTCGGCAGGCAACAAAAAGCCCCTTGCGCCGCCTTGGGGAGTGGCTGGGTTCATGGCTTTGGCGCACCCCGGTCGAAAAAGCAGCCTCCAGCAACCGATAA
- a CDS encoding alpha-mannosidase: protein MQVLQRLWVRWKELSAWQDLETQPLGGVFQAADGPRVPIQPGDPWPDRSFPVRLFFEAIVPQSWAGKPVWVRLRPGGEGLLLAEGRPLGGLNPYHSEYPLLEKAQGGEGIRLEVEAVPKGLFGSPVPQPRLEEATLLLPDLQVRALCADLACALEAVPQLEPDLAQLLLDVLSETFARIKLPRGPARAYLNQLEDSVWAQETAKLWEEWHFVGPGLPLQDEHRQSLEVARGFLGQALAELRQRYPGVGRLWISGHAHIDLAWLWPIAETRRKIRRTFATVLHLMERYPAFYFNQSSAQAYTWLEADDPALFEQVRARVQEGRWELVGGMWVEPDGNLLSGESWARQMLLGQRYFEQKFGKRARVAWLPDTFGFPANLPQLLKQGGLPFFFTTKLNWNETNPFPHDLWQWEGLDGSRVLAHSFWNPNENYNGRLEALDLAGTWKNFKGKRYHDTSLLTFGYGDGGGGPSDLMLERYERYRAFPGLPQLAMGRLEAFYQALEQAAPALPVWVGELYLELHRATYTTQARLKELNQRLEQALLEAELTWTLASIKPLDPRLTIEEPSYPARDLEGLWKVLLLHQFHDILPGSAIHSVPQQAAESLQVALVQAEELRQEALGLLSAEVRKVHPQALAHLVVWNLGGSPRPLRLQMERPTEQFFRLLTTTGDEVPYQEAGPHILIVADQTVPAMGYLALAVVDHLEARRTPSVRVNGQARVLENQHLRLEVAPDGTLARLYDKDHQREVLAGRGNQLWAYTDIPRYWEAWDIDASYAREGREITASQVKLIEGGPLRAGIWVERRLGALSLEQTYWLWGGARRLEIETRLRWQERRTLLRALFPLNVRSHEAWFDTAFGAVARPTHANTSWDKARFEVPALRWADLSEANYGVSLLGGSKHGYSVQGNVLGLSLLRGPLWPDPLADVGEHSFTYALYPHPGDWRTDTVAEAEDFAAPLRPLAMPVHAGGQPASRQFLRLSQGSLRVAAFKRAEGGFGYILRLYEAYGGRGVAQLDLGALGIRTVHRVNLLEDPEEALSLHNGHLTLAYTPYQVIGLKLEP, encoded by the coding sequence ATGCAAGTTTTGCAGCGTTTGTGGGTTCGCTGGAAGGAGCTCTCGGCCTGGCAGGACCTGGAAACCCAGCCCCTGGGGGGCGTGTTCCAGGCAGCCGACGGCCCCAGGGTGCCGATCCAGCCGGGTGACCCCTGGCCCGACCGCAGCTTTCCGGTTCGTCTATTTTTCGAGGCCATAGTACCCCAGTCCTGGGCGGGAAAACCTGTCTGGGTACGACTAAGGCCCGGTGGGGAGGGTTTGTTGCTGGCCGAGGGTAGGCCCCTGGGGGGGCTCAACCCCTACCACAGCGAGTACCCCTTGCTGGAAAAAGCGCAGGGGGGTGAGGGAATACGCCTCGAGGTCGAGGCAGTCCCTAAAGGGCTGTTTGGTAGCCCGGTTCCACAGCCCCGGCTCGAGGAGGCCACCCTCCTCCTGCCCGACCTTCAGGTGCGCGCTTTGTGCGCCGACCTGGCCTGTGCGCTGGAGGCTGTGCCCCAGCTCGAGCCCGACCTGGCCCAGCTTTTGCTGGATGTTTTGAGTGAAACCTTTGCCCGTATCAAGCTGCCACGCGGCCCAGCTCGAGCCTACCTAAACCAGCTCGAGGACTCCGTCTGGGCTCAAGAAACCGCCAAGCTATGGGAGGAATGGCACTTTGTGGGGCCGGGCCTGCCCCTGCAGGACGAGCACCGCCAGAGCCTGGAGGTGGCCCGCGGCTTTCTTGGGCAGGCCCTGGCCGAGTTGCGGCAGCGTTACCCTGGGGTGGGGCGGCTCTGGATTTCCGGCCATGCCCACATCGATCTGGCCTGGCTCTGGCCCATCGCCGAAACCCGGCGCAAAATTCGGCGCACCTTTGCCACGGTGTTGCACCTGATGGAGCGTTACCCCGCCTTTTACTTCAACCAGTCCAGCGCTCAGGCCTACACCTGGCTCGAGGCCGACGACCCGGCCTTGTTCGAGCAGGTGCGGGCGCGGGTGCAGGAGGGGCGCTGGGAGCTGGTGGGGGGCATGTGGGTTGAGCCCGACGGCAACCTGCTCTCGGGGGAGTCCTGGGCACGCCAGATGCTCCTGGGGCAACGCTACTTTGAGCAGAAGTTCGGCAAGAGAGCCAGGGTGGCCTGGCTGCCTGATACCTTTGGTTTTCCCGCCAACCTGCCCCAGCTCTTAAAGCAGGGCGGGCTGCCTTTCTTCTTCACCACCAAGCTCAACTGGAACGAGACCAACCCCTTCCCCCACGACCTGTGGCAGTGGGAGGGCCTGGATGGCTCGAGGGTGCTGGCCCACAGCTTCTGGAATCCCAACGAAAACTACAACGGGCGGCTGGAAGCCCTCGACCTGGCGGGCACCTGGAAGAACTTCAAGGGCAAGCGCTACCACGACACCTCCCTCCTGACCTTTGGTTATGGTGACGGAGGCGGCGGCCCCAGCGACCTCATGCTGGAGCGCTACGAACGCTACCGCGCGTTTCCCGGCCTGCCCCAGCTGGCGATGGGCCGCCTCGAGGCTTTCTACCAGGCCCTGGAACAGGCTGCGCCCGCACTGCCGGTCTGGGTGGGCGAGCTATACCTCGAGCTCCACCGGGCCACCTACACCACCCAGGCCCGGCTCAAAGAGCTCAACCAGCGCCTCGAGCAAGCCCTGCTGGAGGCCGAGCTGACCTGGACCCTGGCCTCAATTAAGCCGCTCGACCCCCGCCTAACCATCGAAGAACCCAGCTATCCGGCGCGTGACCTCGAGGGCCTCTGGAAGGTCTTGCTGCTGCATCAGTTTCACGACATTTTGCCGGGTTCGGCCATCCACAGCGTGCCCCAGCAGGCCGCCGAAAGCCTCCAGGTGGCCCTGGTTCAGGCCGAGGAGTTGCGCCAGGAAGCCCTGGGCCTGCTCTCCGCCGAGGTGCGCAAGGTACACCCCCAGGCCCTGGCCCACCTGGTGGTGTGGAACCTAGGCGGCAGCCCGCGCCCCCTGCGGCTGCAGATGGAACGCCCCACCGAGCAGTTTTTCCGCCTGCTTACCACCACCGGTGATGAGGTGCCTTATCAGGAAGCCGGCCCCCACATCCTGATTGTGGCCGACCAGACCGTGCCGGCCATGGGCTACCTGGCCCTGGCGGTGGTGGACCACTTGGAGGCCCGCCGAACCCCCAGTGTGCGGGTCAACGGGCAGGCCCGGGTGCTGGAAAACCAGCATCTGCGCCTGGAAGTAGCCCCCGATGGCACCCTGGCCCGCCTCTATGACAAAGACCACCAGCGGGAGGTGCTGGCCGGGCGCGGCAACCAGCTCTGGGCCTATACCGACATCCCGCGCTACTGGGAAGCCTGGGATATAGACGCCTCGTATGCACGGGAGGGCCGCGAGATTACAGCCAGCCAGGTCAAGCTCATCGAAGGGGGGCCGCTCAGGGCGGGTATCTGGGTGGAGCGCAGGTTAGGGGCCTTGAGCCTCGAGCAGACCTACTGGCTTTGGGGGGGTGCCCGTCGGCTCGAGATCGAGACCCGGCTGCGCTGGCAGGAGCGCCGCACCCTGCTGCGGGCGCTGTTTCCGCTAAACGTGCGAAGCCACGAAGCCTGGTTCGATACCGCTTTTGGGGCGGTTGCCCGGCCCACCCACGCCAATACCTCCTGGGATAAAGCCCGCTTTGAGGTGCCAGCCCTGCGCTGGGCCGATCTCAGCGAGGCCAACTATGGGGTGAGCCTGCTGGGTGGTTCCAAACATGGCTACAGCGTGCAGGGTAACGTGCTGGGCCTCTCCTTGCTGCGCGGTCCGCTCTGGCCCGATCCCCTGGCCGATGTGGGCGAACACAGCTTTACGTATGCGCTTTACCCCCACCCGGGCGACTGGAGAACCGATACCGTGGCCGAAGCCGAGGACTTTGCCGCGCCCTTGCGGCCCCTGGCCATGCCCGTTCATGCGGGGGGGCAGCCGGCCAGCCGCCAGTTTTTGCGCCTGTCGCAGGGCAGCCTGCGGGTGGCCGCCTTCAAACGGGCCGAAGGAGGCTTCGGCTACATCCTGCGGCTCTACGAGGCTTACGGCGGGCGGGGGGTGGCCCAGCTTGACCTTGGGGCCCTGGGAATCCGCACAGTACACCGGGTCAATCTGCTGGAAGACCCGGAAGAGGCCCTTTCTCTGCACAATGGCCACCTGACCCTGGCCTATACGCCCTACCAGGTGATCGGCCTGAAGCTGGAGCCATAG
- a CDS encoding SIS domain-containing protein, with translation MKAAESKMFREAQQAPAVVEQALRENKSEMELLGTFLRRHTPPFVLTVARGSSDHAALYGKYLIESLLGVVCSSAIPSVHTVYGQRLALGRALLIAISQSGQSPDLIEVTRQARRDGALTLALVNQENSPLAQVAEVVLPLWAGPEEAVAATKSYLATLASLAQLVAAWAEDKPLKEALAMLPEALYKAAHADWQAGLGALVEADNGLVVGRGYAFAIAHELALKLKETSAFHAEAMSGAELLHGPVALVEPDFPLLVLVPKDKPLPGMLSLLQTLRGKGGHLLVASSEAEALELAHTLLPLPTRLHPVLDSILLAQAFYPFAAELAVARGRNPDAPRNLSKVTRTR, from the coding sequence ATGAAGGCAGCCGAAAGCAAAATGTTCAGGGAGGCCCAGCAGGCGCCGGCGGTGGTAGAGCAGGCCCTGCGCGAGAACAAGAGCGAGATGGAACTACTGGGCACTTTTTTGCGTCGTCATACCCCGCCCTTTGTGCTGACGGTGGCCCGGGGTAGCTCCGACCACGCCGCTCTGTATGGCAAATACCTCATTGAAAGCCTGCTGGGCGTGGTCTGTTCCTCGGCCATTCCCTCGGTACACACGGTCTACGGGCAGCGCCTCGCCCTCGGTCGTGCTTTGCTGATTGCTATCTCCCAGTCGGGTCAGAGCCCCGATCTGATCGAAGTTACCCGTCAGGCCCGGCGCGATGGGGCCCTGACCCTGGCCCTGGTCAACCAGGAAAACTCCCCCCTGGCCCAGGTGGCCGAGGTGGTGCTACCCCTGTGGGCCGGCCCTGAGGAAGCCGTGGCCGCTACCAAGAGTTACCTGGCTACCCTGGCCTCCCTGGCCCAATTGGTGGCCGCCTGGGCCGAAGACAAACCCCTCAAAGAAGCCCTGGCCATGCTGCCCGAGGCCCTCTATAAAGCGGCCCATGCCGACTGGCAGGCGGGCCTGGGGGCTTTGGTAGAGGCCGACAACGGCCTGGTGGTGGGGCGCGGCTATGCCTTTGCTATCGCCCACGAGCTGGCCCTCAAGCTCAAGGAGACCAGTGCTTTTCATGCCGAGGCCATGTCAGGCGCCGAACTGCTGCATGGCCCGGTGGCCCTGGTGGAGCCCGACTTTCCCCTGCTGGTGCTGGTGCCCAAGGACAAGCCCCTGCCCGGCATGCTGAGCCTGCTGCAAACCCTGCGTGGCAAAGGCGGACACCTGCTGGTGGCCTCCTCCGAAGCCGAGGCCCTCGAGCTGGCCCACACCCTCCTGCCACTCCCCACCCGGCTTCACCCGGTGCTGGACTCGATTCTGCTGGCGCAGGCCTTTTACCCCTTCGCCGCCGAGCTCGCGGTAGCCCGGGGGCGCAACCCCGATGCCCCGCGCAACCTGTCCAAGGTGACCCGCACGCGCTAA
- a CDS encoding 3-hydroxybutyryl-CoA dehydrogenase — MEIRKIGVIGAGQMGSGIAQVAAQAGYEVVLRDLEVSFIERGLSSIKRSIGKLLEKGRLDQNSHDAALARIATTTHLADLKDCDLVIEAIVEHEPSKLELFRELDQLVKPEAILASNTSSIPITRLAAATRRPERFIGMHFMNPVPLMELVEVIRGYLTDDATTQAVLETARKMGKTPVEVNDYPGFVSNRILLPMLNEAIQCVMEGVATPEAIDQVMKLGMNHPMGPLTLADFIGLDTCLSIMEVLHRGLGDDKYRPSPLLRKMVQAGLLGRKSGRGFYRYDEKGNKIG, encoded by the coding sequence ATGGAAATACGCAAGATTGGTGTGATCGGTGCAGGGCAGATGGGCTCCGGTATTGCTCAGGTGGCAGCTCAGGCCGGCTATGAGGTGGTGCTGCGCGACCTCGAGGTCTCGTTTATCGAGCGCGGCCTGAGCAGTATAAAGCGCTCCATCGGCAAGCTGCTGGAAAAGGGCAGGCTCGACCAGAACAGCCACGATGCGGCTTTGGCCCGCATTGCCACTACCACCCACCTGGCCGATCTGAAGGATTGCGACCTGGTGATCGAGGCCATCGTGGAGCACGAGCCCAGCAAGCTCGAGCTCTTCCGCGAGCTCGACCAGCTGGTTAAGCCCGAGGCCATTCTGGCCTCCAACACCTCCTCGATTCCCATCACCCGCCTGGCCGCGGCCACCCGCAGGCCGGAACGCTTTATCGGGATGCACTTCATGAACCCGGTTCCCCTGATGGAGCTGGTGGAGGTGATCCGGGGCTACCTGACCGACGACGCCACCACCCAGGCCGTGCTGGAAACCGCCCGCAAGATGGGCAAGACCCCGGTGGAGGTCAACGACTACCCCGGCTTCGTCTCCAACCGTATCCTCTTGCCCATGCTCAATGAGGCCATCCAGTGCGTGATGGAGGGTGTGGCCACGCCGGAGGCCATCGACCAGGTGATGAAGCTGGGCATGAATCACCCCATGGGGCCGCTCACTTTGGCCGACTTCATCGGGCTGGATACCTGTTTGTCCATTATGGAAGTCTTGCACCGGGGCCTGGGCGACGATAAATACCGGCCCTCGCCCCTGCTGCGCAAGATGGTGCAGGCCGGGCTGTTGGGGCGCAAGAGCGGGCGGGGTTTCTACCGCTACGACGAGAAGGGCAACAAGATCGGATGA
- the nagA gene encoding N-acetylglucosamine-6-phosphate deacetylase: protein MAELLGTLVTPSLTYPGRIEFSERIEAVLPLETTGDWPPRYILPGFVDLHVHGGGGADCMQGEAAVRQMARFHAQHGTTALLATTVTAPLADLEAALRGIAAVVQNPGPGEARVWGVHLEGPFINPEKLGAQPPYTIEPDLETMRYLLSLAPIRVVTLAPELPGALELIAFLKAQGVRVQQGHTAATYAQSLIGLEAGARGFTHFYNAMTPLHHREPGVVGLGLGRAQWAELIPDGLHVHPAAIGVATRAISQAYAVTDAVAAAGMPEGVYRLGRHQVYKKGQGVFLADGRLAGSALTMDQAAQNLRRWGYTLREVMQMTSSFAATYLGIQHGLKPGLPADLVVLDEALNLVEVYVRGQKVETV from the coding sequence ATGGCAGAGCTGCTTGGAACCCTGGTTACCCCCAGCCTAACCTACCCCGGCCGTATCGAGTTTTCGGAGCGCATCGAGGCGGTGCTTCCGCTCGAGACCACTGGAGACTGGCCGCCACGTTACATTTTGCCGGGGTTTGTTGACCTACATGTGCATGGCGGGGGAGGGGCCGACTGCATGCAAGGAGAGGCGGCGGTGCGACAGATGGCCCGCTTCCATGCCCAGCATGGCACCACCGCGCTGCTCGCCACTACCGTTACGGCCCCCCTGGCCGACCTCGAGGCCGCCCTGCGGGGCATTGCCGCGGTGGTGCAAAATCCGGGGCCGGGGGAAGCGCGGGTATGGGGGGTGCATCTAGAAGGCCCCTTTATCAACCCCGAGAAACTGGGCGCGCAGCCGCCCTACACTATAGAACCCGACCTAGAGACCATGCGCTATCTACTAAGCCTGGCGCCCATCCGGGTGGTCACGCTGGCCCCCGAGCTGCCGGGGGCCCTGGAACTGATTGCCTTTCTCAAGGCCCAGGGGGTACGGGTGCAGCAGGGCCATACAGCCGCCACCTATGCCCAGTCTCTGATAGGCCTCGAGGCGGGCGCGCGGGGTTTCACCCACTTCTACAACGCCATGACCCCCCTGCACCACCGTGAGCCGGGGGTGGTGGGGCTGGGCCTGGGGCGTGCCCAGTGGGCCGAGCTCATTCCCGACGGGTTGCACGTCCACCCCGCGGCCATCGGGGTGGCAACCCGGGCCATATCCCAGGCCTACGCGGTAACCGACGCAGTGGCAGCCGCCGGAATGCCAGAGGGGGTGTACCGGCTGGGGCGGCATCAGGTATACAAAAAAGGCCAGGGGGTCTTCCTGGCCGATGGCAGGCTGGCCGGGAGTGCACTCACCATGGATCAAGCCGCGCAAAACCTGCGCCGCTGGGGCTATACCCTGCGCGAGGTGATGCAGATGACCTCGAGCTTTGCCGCAACCTACTTAGGGATACAGCATGGACTGAAGCCAGGCCTGCCCGCCGACCTGGTGGTGCTTGACGAAGCGCTAAACCTTGTGGAGGTGTACGTGCGGGGCCAGAAGGTGGAGACAGTATGA
- a CDS encoding helix-turn-helix domain-containing protein, which yields MQTSILDTLTFDPGEIILYPGEPGPKDLLYRVREGLVRLQSVDDEGNALTLRFVRPGEYFGEEVISGGERTYFAEAVTETKVDTLAPAQLSAQEMTDLVQGLVKALSQTYQTIQRISGQRLKNRIAAALLDLSRTPVAFTEKNGRIGVRATHDEIASAVGSVRETVTKVIGELTREGYIRSGYGKLVLENPSGLERLSKEAA from the coding sequence ATGCAAACCAGCATCCTAGATACCCTAACTTTTGATCCTGGCGAGATCATCCTCTATCCGGGAGAGCCCGGCCCTAAGGATCTACTCTACCGGGTACGGGAGGGTCTGGTTCGGCTCCAGAGTGTAGATGACGAAGGCAACGCCCTGACGTTGCGATTTGTGCGTCCTGGTGAGTACTTTGGTGAAGAAGTGATCTCCGGTGGCGAACGTACCTACTTTGCCGAAGCCGTAACTGAAACCAAAGTTGATACCCTGGCGCCAGCCCAACTTTCCGCACAGGAAATGACCGACCTGGTGCAAGGCCTGGTAAAGGCCCTGAGCCAAACCTACCAGACCATCCAGCGCATCTCTGGTCAGCGCCTCAAGAACCGCATTGCGGCTGCCCTGCTCGATCTGTCTCGCACGCCTGTGGCTTTTACTGAAAAGAATGGTCGCATAGGGGTTAGGGCCACCCACGACGAGATCGCTTCGGCAGTAGGTTCGGTACGCGAAACCGTAACTAAGGTTATTGGCGAGCTAACCCGCGAAGGCTACATCCGCTCTGGTTATGGCAAACTCGTACTGGAAAACCCGAGTGGCCTCGAGCGGCTCTCCAAAGAAGCAGCCTAG
- a CDS encoding VOC family protein produces MNRLDHLVLAAQTLQEGVEYVQDVLEVVLSPAGGPHPLMGTHNRLLNLGNGAYLEIIAIDPEAPAPGHPRWFALDGFAGAPRLLTWVARTGALERYASLGLGLVTRASRGDLEWLITLPADGRLHWGGLVPYLIQWGSRHPTETLPDAGCRLGELVLRHPEPQAVDKVLKSLELDLSQVRLERAESPDLMALVQTPAGPKLLR; encoded by the coding sequence ATGAACCGGCTGGATCACCTGGTGCTGGCCGCCCAGACCCTGCAAGAGGGGGTTGAGTACGTCCAGGACGTCTTGGAGGTGGTGCTTTCACCGGCTGGGGGCCCACACCCGCTGATGGGGACGCACAACCGCCTGCTGAACCTGGGCAATGGGGCGTATTTAGAGATTATCGCCATTGATCCCGAGGCCCCCGCACCGGGTCATCCGCGCTGGTTCGCGCTCGATGGTTTCGCCGGAGCGCCCCGCCTCCTGACCTGGGTGGCCCGCACCGGGGCTTTGGAACGCTACGCCTCGCTGGGGCTTGGCCTGGTGACCCGGGCCAGCAGGGGAGACCTCGAGTGGCTCATCACCCTCCCCGCGGACGGGCGCTTGCACTGGGGCGGGTTGGTGCCCTACTTGATCCAGTGGGGTTCCCGGCACCCCACCGAGACCTTGCCGGACGCGGGTTGTCGCCTGGGGGAGCTGGTGCTTCGCCACCCAGAGCCCCAGGCAGTGGACAAAGTGCTCAAGAGCCTCGAGCTCGATTTGAGCCAGGTGCGCCTCGAGCGTGCCGAATCACCCGATCTGATGGCCCTTGTTCAGACCCCTGCAGGGCCCAAGCTGCTGCGCTAG